The following coding sequences are from one Pseudopipra pipra isolate bDixPip1 chromosome 16, bDixPip1.hap1, whole genome shotgun sequence window:
- the GET4 gene encoding Golgi to ER traffic protein 4 homolog, with amino-acid sequence MAAAIMAAEQEASKGGGGRNRGGVQRVEGKLRASVEKGDYYEAHQMYRTLFFRYMSQGKHAEARELMYSGALLFFSHNQQNSAADLSMLVLESLEKSDAKVAEDLLENLAKLFSLMDPNSPERVAFVSRALKWSSGGSGKLGHPKLHQLLAITLWKEQNYSESRYHFLHSTDGEGCANMLVEYSSSRGYRSEVDMFVAQAVLQFLCLKNKTSASVVFTTYTQKHPSIEKGPPFVQPLLNFIWFLLLAVDGGKLTVFTVLCEQYQPSLKRDPMYNEYLDRIGQLFFGVPPKQTSSYGGLLGNLLNSLMGTGEDDDTEDGQEDSSPIELD; translated from the exons ATGGCGGCGGCGATCATGGCGGCCGAGCAGGAAGCCTCGAAAGGCGGCGGCGGCAGGAACCGCGGCGGCGTGCAGCGCGTGGAGGGGAAGCTGCGCGCCAGCGTCGAGAAGGGCGACTACTACGAGGCGCACCAAATGTACCGGACGCTGTTCTTCAG GTATATGTCACAAGGAAAACACGCAGAAGCAAGAGAACTTATGTATTCAGGGGCTTTGCTGTTCTTCAGTCATAACCAA CAAAACAGTGCTGCTGATCTGTCCATGCTGGTTCTGGAGTCCTTGGAGAAATCGGATGCAAAAGTAGCAGAAGACCTTTTAG AAAACTTGGCTAAATTGTTTAGTTTAATGGATCCAAATTCTCCTGAACGAGTGGCTTTCGTATCCAGAGCACTAAAATGGTCCAGTGGGGGATCAGGAAAACTTGGACATCCAAAACTACACCAGTTACTAGCTATTACCCTGTGGAAAG agcAAAACTATAGTGAATCTCGGTATCACTTCTTGCACTCCACAGATGGTGAGGGCTGTGCAAATATGCTGGTAGAATACTCGTCGTCCCGCGGATACCGCAGTGAGGTGGACATGTTTGTAGCTCAGGCAGTACTACA atTTCTCTGCTTAAAAAATAAGACCAGCGCATCAGTTGTTTTTACGACATACACACAGAAACATCCTTCAATAGAGAAGGGCCCACCCTTTGTTCAACCACTGCTAAACTTCATCTGGTTTCTCTTGTTGGCAGTTGATGG AGGAAAGCTAACAGTATTTACAGTATTGTGTGAACAGTATCAACCTTCGCTGAAAAGGGATCCCATGTATAATGAG TACCTAGATAGAATAGGACAGCTTTTCTTTGGAGTTCCACCCAAGCAGACCTCGTCCTACGGAGGATTGCTAG GAAATCTTTTAAACAGTCTGATGGGAACTGGAGAAGATGATGACACAGAAGATGGTCAGGAAGACAGCAGTCCTATCGAGCTCGACTGA